In Merismopedia glauca CCAP 1448/3, the following proteins share a genomic window:
- a CDS encoding type IV pilus twitching motility protein PilT — protein MELLIEDLMEQLVEMGGSDLHVQADAPVYFRVSGKLMPMGEPLTGQECQRLIFSILNNNQRKDLEQGWELDCSYGVKGLARFRVNVYKERGYYAACLRALSSKIPNFDQLGLPDVVREMSQRPRGLVLVTGQTGSGKTTTLAAIIDLINRTRAEHILTIEDPIEYVFSNVKSLIHQRQKGEDTKSFANALRASLREDPDVILVGEMRDLETISLAISAAETGHLVFATLHTNSAAQTVDRMLDVFPANQQPQIRSQLSNSLIAVFSQNLVNKKNPKPGEYGRIMAQEVMIVTPAIANLIREGKTAQIYGAIQTGAKLGMQTMEMVLAEYVRKGIASFEGAMSKSSKPDELQRLLGSMPIGGKAGAAAR, from the coding sequence ATGGAATTACTTATCGAAGATTTGATGGAGCAATTAGTGGAAATGGGTGGCTCCGACCTCCATGTTCAAGCAGACGCTCCGGTTTATTTTAGAGTCAGTGGTAAACTGATGCCAATGGGAGAACCCTTGACTGGTCAAGAGTGTCAAAGGTTGATCTTTAGCATCCTGAACAACAATCAACGCAAAGATTTAGAACAAGGCTGGGAATTAGACTGTTCTTATGGCGTTAAAGGCTTAGCCAGATTTAGGGTGAATGTATATAAAGAAAGAGGTTATTATGCTGCTTGCTTGCGAGCATTATCCTCTAAAATCCCTAATTTTGACCAATTAGGATTGCCAGATGTAGTCAGAGAAATGAGTCAGCGTCCGAGGGGATTAGTATTGGTTACCGGACAAACTGGTTCTGGTAAAACAACTACCTTAGCTGCAATTATCGATCTAATTAATCGGACGAGAGCCGAACATATATTAACCATTGAAGACCCCATTGAATATGTATTTTCTAATGTCAAAAGTTTGATTCATCAAAGACAAAAAGGAGAAGATACCAAAAGTTTTGCTAATGCTTTGCGGGCATCATTACGGGAAGATCCAGATGTAATTCTAGTTGGTGAAATGCGGGATTTAGAAACTATTAGTTTGGCAATTTCCGCAGCCGAAACAGGTCACTTAGTCTTTGCGACTTTGCACACCAATTCTGCGGCTCAAACTGTCGATCGGATGCTGGATGTCTTTCCAGCCAACCAACAGCCTCAAATTCGCTCTCAGCTATCTAATTCTCTAATCGCAGTTTTTAGCCAAAACTTGGTTAATAAGAAAAACCCCAAACCAGGAGAATACGGTCGGATTATGGCACAAGAAGTCATGATCGTGACTCCAGCGATCGCCAACTTAATTCGCGAAGGCAAAACAGCCCAAATTTACGGTGCAATCCAAACAGGGGCTAAATTGGGGATGCAGACTATGGAAATGGTTCTAGCGGAATATGTCAGAAAAGGCATAGCTTCTTTTGAAGGAGCAATGAGCAAAAGTTCTAAACCTGATGAATTACAACGTTTATTGGGTAGTATGCCTATTGGTGGTAAAGCTGGTGCTGCTGCTCGCTAA
- a CDS encoding alpha/beta fold hydrolase yields MKFKSLLLLIASLVLILLCWVGLTGSNSGLTIRSWEQAGIPMLFIAPKTSQPVPGVLIAHGFAGSKQLMQGYAYNFAHAGYGVLLWDFRGHGANPSSLDFSSLEPDFNVALTAIKQQPEIDRTRLALLGHSMGSGVVMSAGVKQPQAFQATIAISPTGAEVTPQAPRNLQLQAGSWEPGFVENAKRLLKQAGGEGKGRSFLVIPNVEHITILFSHKSHQEALNWLNQAFNLPSTSNYVDWRMGWYGLHLVGWLLLLKAIASTAKRSAIARQLTVHPKKARLGLLLAPFAATGITLLVNRGGDIGNLGGIMVGGAIALWMCFAGLAWLGTINRFPRPQIEAILWGIGLFLLLWMALGLMGQVVWLQWWLIPRRLLLWVFLSLGCLPWFLASGIVQPSQSVKQRILWWLGQTLAVVSGLIITVLLLPKLGFIFLLIPIFPLIFAMLSFAAAQFPQPWSNAVASTCLFGWAIAAAFPLSH; encoded by the coding sequence GTGAAATTTAAATCTCTACTATTGCTAATTGCTTCTTTGGTGCTAATCTTACTATGTTGGGTGGGTTTAACTGGATCTAACTCTGGATTAACCATCCGCAGTTGGGAACAAGCTGGAATTCCGATGCTGTTCATCGCTCCCAAAACAAGTCAACCAGTTCCAGGGGTACTAATTGCTCACGGTTTTGCGGGTTCTAAGCAGTTAATGCAAGGATATGCCTATAATTTTGCTCATGCGGGTTATGGCGTGCTGTTATGGGATTTTAGAGGTCATGGAGCTAACCCTTCAAGTTTAGATTTCTCCAGTCTCGAACCAGATTTCAATGTGGCTTTAACCGCCATCAAACAGCAACCAGAAATTGATCGCACCAGATTAGCTTTGTTAGGGCATTCTATGGGAAGTGGGGTAGTAATGTCAGCCGGAGTCAAGCAACCTCAAGCATTTCAAGCGACGATCGCGATTTCTCCTACAGGTGCTGAAGTTACTCCCCAAGCACCACGGAATTTGCAGCTTCAAGCTGGGAGTTGGGAACCTGGATTTGTGGAAAATGCCAAAAGGTTGCTCAAACAGGCTGGAGGTGAAGGAAAAGGGCGTTCTTTTTTGGTTATCCCCAACGTCGAACATATTACCATTCTGTTTAGCCATAAAAGTCACCAAGAGGCTTTAAATTGGCTAAATCAAGCTTTTAACCTGCCCTCAACTAGTAATTATGTAGATTGGCGCATGGGTTGGTATGGGTTGCATCTGGTGGGTTGGTTATTGCTATTGAAAGCGATCGCCTCTACCGCTAAACGCAGCGCGATCGCTCGCCAATTAACGGTTCACCCCAAAAAAGCTAGGCTAGGCTTACTCCTGGCTCCATTTGCCGCCACTGGGATAACTTTACTAGTCAATCGCGGTGGAGATATTGGGAACTTAGGGGGAATAATGGTAGGAGGAGCGATCGCCCTGTGGATGTGTTTTGCTGGTTTGGCTTGGCTGGGTACAATTAATCGCTTCCCCCGTCCCCAAATAGAGGCAATCTTATGGGGAATTGGACTTTTTTTGCTGCTTTGGATGGCTTTAGGGTTAATGGGGCAAGTAGTCTGGCTCCAATGGTGGCTGATTCCCCGTCGCTTGCTGTTGTGGGTTTTCCTCTCTTTGGGTTGTTTACCTTGGTTTCTCGCTTCTGGAATTGTCCAACCATCCCAAAGTGTCAAACAAAGAATCCTGTGGTGGTTAGGACAAACTTTGGCTGTAGTCTCGGGATTGATAATAACTGTCTTATTGCTACCGAAATTAGGCTTTATATTTTTACTAATCCCGATATTTCCCTTAATATTTGCCATGCTGAGTTTTGCTGCGGCTCAGTTTCCCCAACCTTGGAGTAATGCTGTGGCTAGTACCTGCTTGTTTGGTTGGGCGATCGCTGCTGCTTTTCCTCTTTCCCACTAG
- a CDS encoding type II secretion system F family protein, translating to MPTYIADVRDSSGKSKKEKINADNLRKAREKLTGKGLRVTTIKKTQSFDISQIKMDDINAALSSVKVKDRAIFSRQFAAMVNAGVAMVRALAILAEQCSNPKMKKALLEIGLEVQQGTNLSDAMRKHPDCFDKLYYSLVQAGEVGGVLDEVLNRLAKFLEDRARLQNQIKSAMAYPVTVGVLALLVFLGMTMFLIPVFAKIFQDLNAPLPPLTVVMLAISGFLRSPWLFVLIVGIIAAVIAFQQFYKTPAGRLTIDRLLLKLPLFGDLNEKSCVAIFCRTFGTLTRSGVPILLSLEIVGDTASNQVIANAIDSSRREVQQGGMLSLALQKEQVFPPLAIQMMSIGEETGELDSMLMKVADFYEDEVEQAVKALTSILEPLMMVVLGAMVGVILLSMYLPMFSIFDKLG from the coding sequence ATGCCTACCTATATTGCTGATGTCAGAGATAGTAGCGGAAAAAGCAAAAAAGAGAAGATAAATGCTGATAATCTTCGTAAAGCCCGCGAAAAACTTACAGGTAAGGGACTCAGGGTAACAACGATCAAGAAGACCCAAAGCTTCGATATCTCCCAGATTAAAATGGATGATATCAACGCGGCGCTCTCTTCGGTCAAAGTTAAAGATAGAGCCATATTTTCGCGGCAATTTGCCGCAATGGTGAATGCTGGGGTAGCTATGGTTAGAGCTTTGGCAATTTTAGCCGAACAATGCTCTAATCCCAAGATGAAAAAAGCCCTGCTGGAAATTGGGCTGGAAGTGCAGCAGGGAACTAACCTCTCAGATGCGATGAGAAAGCATCCTGATTGCTTTGACAAGCTTTATTACAGCTTGGTACAAGCAGGAGAAGTAGGTGGTGTCTTAGATGAAGTTTTGAACCGCTTAGCCAAGTTTTTGGAAGATAGAGCCAGACTGCAAAATCAAATTAAATCAGCAATGGCATATCCCGTTACTGTTGGTGTTTTGGCACTTTTAGTATTTTTGGGGATGACGATGTTCCTGATTCCAGTTTTTGCCAAGATTTTCCAAGATTTGAACGCTCCACTACCACCTCTAACGGTAGTAATGTTGGCAATTAGCGGTTTTCTACGTAGTCCGTGGCTTTTCGTCCTTATTGTGGGGATTATTGCTGCTGTAATTGCTTTCCAACAGTTTTACAAAACTCCAGCCGGTCGTTTGACCATAGATCGTTTGCTGTTGAAACTGCCTTTATTTGGCGATTTGAATGAAAAATCTTGCGTCGCTATATTTTGCCGTACTTTCGGGACTTTAACCCGTTCTGGAGTGCCAATCCTTTTATCTTTAGAAATAGTCGGCGATACGGCAAGTAATCAAGTTATTGCCAATGCAATTGACTCTTCCAGAAGAGAAGTACAGCAAGGGGGAATGCTCAGTCTAGCTTTACAAAAAGAGCAGGTGTTTCCCCCGTTGGCAATTCAAATGATGAGTATTGGGGAAGAAACTGGAGAATTAGACTCCATGTTGATGAAAGTTGCCGATTTTTATGAAGATGAAGTGGAACAAGCCGTGAAAGCTCTGACCAGTATCTTAGAACCATTGATGATGGTGGTATTGGGGGCAATGGTTGGGGTAATTTTACTATCGATGTATTTACCAATGTTCAGTATCTTTGACAAACTGGGCTAA